A single Sphingomonas kaistensis DNA region contains:
- a CDS encoding Crp/Fnr family transcriptional regulator has product MDQLRDLLAESSLDAAFAGNRLLATLSPIERALFAEEMEIATFGGGEIVLAEGEVTKHCLFPFDGLMVSMRRELTGGRSVEVASIGREGAVGGIISCGEAPAFTQAVVQLPGSAALVPMDVLEKAKETSAHLRNLFCRYADALLAQVMQSVACNAFHPIEARAARWLLHAQDRAGSDRLELTQESLAGLLGVQRTTVNAVARVLQEQGLISYRRGAIQVIDRRGLQKVSCDCYTAVEKHFQLVLGSTGRGTKVSEGY; this is encoded by the coding sequence ATGGATCAACTTCGCGATCTGCTCGCAGAGTCGAGCCTCGATGCCGCGTTCGCCGGCAATCGCTTGCTTGCCACCCTCTCGCCCATCGAGCGCGCCCTGTTTGCCGAAGAAATGGAGATCGCGACGTTCGGCGGCGGTGAGATCGTTCTGGCCGAAGGCGAAGTCACCAAGCACTGCCTGTTTCCGTTCGACGGCCTGATGGTCTCGATGCGGCGTGAGCTGACCGGCGGACGCTCGGTTGAGGTCGCCTCGATCGGCCGCGAAGGCGCGGTGGGCGGGATCATCAGTTGCGGCGAGGCGCCGGCCTTTACCCAGGCGGTCGTCCAGTTGCCCGGCTCGGCCGCCTTGGTCCCGATGGACGTGCTGGAAAAAGCCAAGGAAACCAGTGCGCACCTGCGCAATCTGTTCTGCCGCTACGCCGATGCCCTTCTGGCGCAGGTCATGCAGTCGGTGGCCTGCAACGCCTTTCACCCGATCGAAGCCCGCGCCGCGCGCTGGCTTCTACACGCGCAGGACCGAGCCGGCAGCGACCGGCTCGAACTGACGCAGGAAAGCCTGGCGGGATTGCTCGGCGTGCAGCGCACCACGGTCAATGCAGTCGCCCGCGTGCTTCAGGAACAGGGGCTGATCTCCTACCGCCGCGGCGCGATCCAGGTGATCGACCGGCGCGGGCTGCAGAAGGTCAGCTGCGACTGCTACACGGCGGTTGAAAAGCATTTCCAACTGGTGCTGGGATCGACCGGCCGCGGGACCAAGGTTTCCGAGGGCTACTAA
- the pyrC gene encoding dihydroorotase, producing the protein MQTQSLTIRRPDDWHLHLRDGAMLKAVAPYSARQFARAIIMPNLVPPVTTVEAASAYRNRIRAAAGPGFEPLMTCYLTDSTDPDELERGHRDGVWAAAKMYPAGATTNSHSGVTDVRHIHAALERMEKIGMVLCVHGEVTDPAIDIFDREAVFLERVLTPVLRDFPGLKVVLEHITTADSADFVREAGPNVAATITPQHLHLNRNALFEGGLRPHAYCLPVVKREKHRLAVRAAAVSGSAQFFLGTDSAPHLKEAKESGCGCAGIWNAPHALESYATVFDEEGALDRFEGFASEHGPRFYGLPLNEGTVTLERTETVVPERMEAAGSSLVPFHAGQTLGWTLRT; encoded by the coding sequence GTGCAAACGCAAAGCCTGACCATCCGCCGCCCCGACGACTGGCACCTCCACCTGCGCGACGGCGCGATGCTGAAGGCGGTCGCGCCCTACAGCGCGCGGCAGTTCGCGCGGGCGATCATCATGCCCAATCTCGTGCCGCCGGTGACCACGGTCGAGGCGGCGAGCGCTTACCGGAATCGCATTCGCGCTGCCGCCGGTCCCGGTTTCGAGCCGCTGATGACCTGCTATCTGACCGACAGCACCGATCCCGACGAATTGGAGCGCGGTCACCGCGACGGGGTGTGGGCCGCCGCCAAGATGTATCCCGCGGGCGCCACCACCAACAGCCACAGCGGCGTGACCGACGTTCGCCATATTCACGCCGCGCTGGAGCGGATGGAAAAGATCGGCATGGTGCTGTGCGTCCACGGCGAGGTGACCGACCCGGCGATCGACATCTTCGACCGCGAGGCGGTGTTCCTCGAGCGCGTACTGACCCCGGTGCTGCGCGACTTTCCGGGCCTCAAGGTGGTGCTCGAGCATATCACCACCGCCGACAGCGCCGACTTCGTCCGCGAAGCGGGGCCGAACGTTGCCGCGACGATCACGCCGCAGCACCTTCATCTCAACCGCAATGCGCTGTTCGAGGGCGGGCTGCGGCCGCATGCGTATTGCCTGCCGGTGGTGAAGCGCGAGAAGCACCGGCTCGCGGTCCGCGCGGCGGCGGTGTCGGGCAGCGCCCAATTCTTCCTCGGCACCGACAGCGCCCCGCATCTCAAGGAAGCCAAGGAATCGGGCTGCGGCTGTGCCGGCATCTGGAACGCGCCCCATGCGCTGGAAAGCTATGCCACGGTGTTCGACGAGGAAGGGGCGCTCGACCGATTCGAGGGCTTCGCGTCGGAGCATGGCCCGCGCTTCTACGGGCTGCCACTCAACGAGGGCACGGTGACTCTGGAAAGGACTGAAACGGTCGTGCCGGAGCGGATGGAAGCTGCGGGATCGTCGCTGGTGCCGTTCCACGCCGGGCAGACGCTCGGCTGGACCTTGCGGACTTAG
- a CDS encoding chemotaxis protein CheB, whose product MSADTPAAIVIGSSAGAVQALSELLPRLPADYPVPILIVVHVPATPSGLTTLFSAKCAMKVVEPDDKEAIVPATIYFAPPGYHLLVEPGASIALSADEPVLFSRPSIDVLFESATDVFGAGLLALVLTGANEDGARGSAAIEARGGSVLVEDPATAYAAAMPAAALARCSSARALSLDAIADHLLRLGAP is encoded by the coding sequence ATGAGCGCCGACACGCCCGCCGCCATCGTCATCGGCAGTTCGGCCGGCGCGGTGCAGGCGCTGTCTGAACTCCTGCCGCGCCTGCCCGCCGACTATCCGGTGCCGATCCTGATCGTGGTTCATGTGCCGGCCACGCCATCAGGCCTGACAACGCTTTTTTCAGCCAAATGCGCGATGAAGGTGGTTGAGCCCGACGACAAGGAAGCGATCGTTCCCGCCACCATCTATTTCGCGCCGCCCGGCTACCATCTGCTGGTCGAGCCGGGGGCCAGCATCGCCCTGTCGGCGGACGAGCCCGTGTTGTTTTCGCGCCCGTCGATCGACGTCCTGTTCGAAAGCGCCACCGACGTCTTCGGCGCCGGGCTTCTCGCACTGGTGCTGACCGGCGCCAACGAGGATGGTGCGCGCGGGTCGGCTGCGATCGAGGCGCGCGGGGGAAGCGTGCTGGTCGAGGACCCCGCGACCGCCTATGCCGCTGCCATGCCCGCCGCCGCCCTCGCCCGATGCTCGTCCGCGAGAGCCCTGTCGCTGGACGCCATCGCCGATCATCTGCTGCGCTTAGGGGCCCCGTGA
- a CDS encoding response regulator, translating to MTATTNLLIVDDLDENLLALEALLRADHLTFLRARSGEEALELLLQHDVALALLDVQMPGMDGFELAEFMRGNERSRRVPIIFVTAGSGDTHRRFRGYEAGAVDFIQKPIEADILRSKVGVFVDLHQQRLALASAADQLEAQVRERTAELELALSRLKEEVAERERAEASLRQSQKMEAVGQLTGGIAHDFNNMLTGIIGSIDMMRRRIADERYDGLQRYLDTALGSAERAAALTHRLLAFARRQPLDAQPLDVAAVLGAAAQLVTHALPETVTLRPDIARDLPPVLADGNQLENAVLNLAVNARDAMPDGGSLVISAMTAQGGDIPAGAAHGDFVLIKVADTGEGMPPDMLDKVFEPFFTTKPLGQGTGLGLSMVYGFAEQSGGSVRIHSAPGAGTSICLYLPTSPTAVDAKVDTAVQTARGAGERVLVVEDEDAVRMLIREALEELHYTPIEIADPADALPCLQSDETIDLMISDIGMPGINGRELADQARRLRPGLPILFITGYAEHATALTDFLDPGMALITKPFTLEKLAASIGALIGSRAAG from the coding sequence GTGACCGCTACCACCAACCTGCTGATCGTCGACGACCTCGACGAAAATCTGCTCGCGCTGGAAGCCTTGCTGCGGGCCGACCACCTGACCTTCCTGCGCGCGCGGTCGGGCGAGGAAGCGCTCGAACTGTTGCTCCAGCACGATGTCGCGTTGGCCCTGCTCGACGTCCAGATGCCGGGCATGGACGGGTTCGAGCTCGCAGAATTCATGCGCGGCAACGAACGCTCGCGCCGGGTGCCGATCATCTTCGTCACCGCCGGCAGCGGCGATACCCATCGCCGGTTCCGCGGCTATGAAGCGGGCGCGGTGGACTTCATCCAGAAGCCGATCGAAGCCGACATTCTGCGCAGCAAGGTCGGCGTGTTCGTCGACCTCCACCAGCAGCGCCTCGCCCTCGCCAGCGCCGCCGATCAGCTCGAAGCGCAGGTCCGCGAACGCACCGCCGAACTCGAACTCGCGTTGAGCCGCCTCAAGGAGGAAGTCGCCGAACGCGAGCGCGCCGAAGCCTCGCTCAGGCAAAGCCAGAAGATGGAAGCGGTCGGCCAGCTGACCGGCGGCATCGCGCACGACTTCAACAACATGCTGACCGGGATCATCGGCTCGATCGACATGATGCGGCGGCGGATCGCCGACGAGCGCTACGACGGCCTGCAGCGTTATCTCGACACCGCGCTGGGTTCGGCCGAGCGGGCCGCCGCCCTGACCCACCGCCTGCTCGCCTTCGCCCGCCGCCAGCCGCTCGACGCCCAGCCGCTCGACGTCGCCGCCGTGCTCGGCGCCGCGGCGCAGCTTGTCACCCATGCGCTGCCCGAAACGGTGACGCTGCGGCCCGACATCGCCCGCGACTTGCCGCCGGTGTTGGCCGACGGCAACCAGCTCGAAAATGCCGTCCTCAACCTCGCGGTGAACGCGCGCGACGCCATGCCCGACGGGGGCAGCCTGGTGATCTCCGCGATGACCGCGCAAGGCGGCGACATTCCCGCGGGCGCGGCCCACGGCGACTTCGTCCTGATCAAGGTCGCCGACACCGGCGAAGGCATGCCGCCCGACATGCTCGACAAGGTGTTCGAGCCCTTTTTCACCACCAAACCGCTCGGGCAGGGGACCGGCCTTGGCCTGTCGATGGTCTATGGCTTCGCCGAGCAGAGCGGCGGCAGCGTCCGCATCCACAGCGCGCCGGGCGCCGGCACCAGCATCTGCCTGTACCTTCCGACCAGTCCCACCGCGGTCGACGCCAAAGTCGACACGGCCGTCCAGACCGCGCGCGGCGCGGGCGAGCGGGTGCTGGTGGTCGAGGACGAAGATGCCGTGCGCATGCTGATCCGCGAGGCCTTGGAGGAGCTTCACTACACGCCGATCGAGATCGCCGACCCGGCCGACGCGCTTCCCTGCCTCCAGTCGGACGAGACGATCGATCTCATGATCTCGGACATCGGCATGCCCGGCATCAACGGGCGCGAACTCGCCGACCAGGCCCGCCGCCTGCGCCCCGGACTGCCGATCCTGTTCATCACCGGCTATGCCGAGCACGCCACCGCGCTGACTGACTTTCTCGATCCCGGCATGGCGCTCATCACCAAGCCCTTCACGCTGGAAAAACTGGCGGCCAGCATCGGCGCCCTGATCGGCTCGCGCGCAGCGGGCTGA